Proteins co-encoded in one Scomber scombrus chromosome 14, fScoSco1.1, whole genome shotgun sequence genomic window:
- the LOC133993652 gene encoding gap junction alpha-3 protein-like codes for MGDWNLLGKLLESAQEHSTVVGKVWLTVLFIFRILVLGTAAEKVWGDELSGFTCDTKQPGCQNVCYDKTFPISHIRFWVMQIIFVSTPTLIYLGHILHLVRMEEKENEKEKESEKQQQLLSKNKKASVKDNTGHVRLKGALLRTYVFNIIFKTLFEVGFIVAQYFLYGFELKPMYTCDRWPCPNVVNCYISRPTEKTIFILFMLAVACISLLLNLVEIYHLGFKRCHQGLRYRRARRENEASKALSEAVMPYVPNYNYYPGHPAVPEPFPADSKYSMAEPNSPYSPYNSKVVYKQNRDNMAVERKGKAEGDDVKEMKTSSPVFEVPIENQRRNSQSSKHSTNKSRLDDLKISQRRRELIPPQPHCGIFEQFYLYRSYVSRIQHT; via the exons TGTTCATCTTCCGCATCCTGGTGCTGGGAACCGCCGCTGAGAAGGTATGGGGCGACGAGCTGTCCGGCTTCACATGTGACACCAAGCAGCCCGGTTGTCAGAACGTCTGCTATGACAAGACCTTCCCTATTTCTCACATCCGCTTCTGGGTGATGCAGATCATCTTTGTCTCCACACCCACTCTCATTTATTTGGGCCATATCCTTCATCTGGTCCGcatggaggaaaaggagaacgagaaagagaaggagagcgaaaagcagcagcagttactTAGCAAGAACAAGAAGGCCTCAGTTAAGGATAACACGGGCCATGTGCGCTTGAAAGGTGCACTACTGAGAACCTACGTCTTCAACATTATTTTCAAGACCCTGTTTGAAGTGGGCTTCATTGTAGCTCAGTACTTCCTGTATGGTTTTGAGCTCAAGCCAATGTACACCTGTGACCGCTGGCCTTGCCCTAACGTGGTGAACTGCTACATCTCCCGACCCACTGAGAAGACaatcttcatcctcttcatgCTGGCGGTGGCCTGCATCTCACTGCTGCTCAACCTGGTGGAAATATATCATCTAGGTTTCAAGAGATGCCACCAGGGCCTGCGCTATAGGCGGGCACGACGAGAAAATGAGGCTTCCAAGGCTCTTAGTGAAGCCGTCATGCCCTATGTGccaaattataattattatccTGGTCATCCCGCCGTGCCTGAACCTTTCCCTGCCGATTCAAAGTACAGCATGGCAGAGCCTAACTCACCTTACAGCCCCTACAACAGCAAAGTGGTTTACAAGCAGAACAGAGACAACATGGCTGTGGAGAGGAAAGGTAAAGCTGAAGGAGATGATGTGAAGGAGATGAAAACCTCCAGTCCTGTGTTTGAGGTGCCCATTGAGAACCAGCGCCGAAACAGTCAATCAAGCAAGCATAGCACTAACAAGAGCAGGCTAGATGATCTGAAGATCT ctcagaggaggagagagctgATTCCCCCGCAGCCACACTGTGGAATTTTTGAACAATTTTACCTTTACAGATCCTATGTTTCCCGTATACAACATACTTGA
- the tbc1d8b gene encoding TBC1 domain family member 8B isoform X1 — MWLKPDEILLKNAFKLWVTEKDNEYFVLQRRRGYGEGGGGLTGLLVGTLDTVLDSTSKVAPYRILHHTPDSQVYWSIACGVTKEEIVQHWEWLQQNIMRTLSVFDSSEDITSFVQGKIRGLIAEEGKTSLVLEDDPEKFREALLRFEKWFELPPEEKLVTYYSCSYWKGKVPCQGWLYLSTNFLCFYSYLLGSEVKLIISWDEIWRLQKTSNVILTESIHVLANGEDHYFSMLMHLNETFVIMEQLADYSIKRLFDKDAFEKEPALTDPLQITKRGLEAHAKSEQFRTFFRLPIEENLLEVHESFLWVPFSHFNTLGKICLSENYLCFASQDGSQCHIIIPMREVVNVEKPDSNSRALTVCVRGKRALRFSEVRDYQRLANTIRSRCGISASPQHSASSETIRGECQSLINHFEDNPDDVTLMVGQKDSSKAVSTEALMTVFHPQDVENLDPKMLKEKMKEQSWNIHFTEYGRGTSMFFTRKTRDLIVRGVPEALRGELWMLFSGAVNDMATHPGYYTELVEQSLGTSTLATDEIERDLHRSLPEHPAFQSDTGISALRRVLTAYAYRNPKIGYCQAMNILTSVLLLYAKEEEAFWLLVAVCERMLPDYFNRRIIGALVDQAVFEDLIRENLPQLVEHMTDLSFFSSVSLSWFLTLFISVLPIESAVNVVDCFFYDGIKAILQLGLAVLDYNMEALIGCHDDAEAVTILNKFFDSVTNKDSPLPPTVQQASLGNNDKSSHFNVDISELIREAYEKYGNIRSEEVESSRKRNKLFVIQTLEDTTKQNVIRVVSQEVRFSASQLDELYNLFKRQHFLCCYWTMKSPILLHHDPSLAYLEQYQLGFQQFSVLFSLLDPWAFCTNKSTLSLWVFRLIDENQDGLVNFKEFCSALDTLYGGSFTNKLKFLFKLHLPPAFDLPADGVIRKSPERGRGKVDLQAYLKQWQNEILKKEETIKDLPRINQSQFIQFSKTLYNIFHGHPEEESLYRAVAHVTSLLLRMEEVGRRLQEPGSPLSSKQPASAATGAAATAAEKETSTEEASATPESPDTSSSHNSQDAGPDPTEVEWSFSFEQVLASLLNEPSIVNFFERPIDFQAKMGQAKVGQLKLKAK; from the exons ATGTGGCTCAAACCTGATGAGATCCTGTTGAAAAACGCCTTCAAACTGTGGGTAACCGAGAAGGATAATGAGTACTTCGTACTGCAGAGGAGACGAGGCTACGGAGAAGGTGGAGGCGGTCTGACAG GCCTCCTTGTGGGAACTCTGGATACTGTGCTGGACTCCACATCCAAAGTCGCTCCTTACCGCATCCTGCACCACACACCAGACTCACAAGTGTATTGGTCAATAGCATGTG GTGTCACCAAGGAGGAGATAGTTCAACACTGGGAATGGTTGCAGCAGAACATTATGAGGACGCTCTCTGTTTTTGATTCCAGTGAAGACATCACAAGCTTTGTACAGGGCAAGATAAGA GGTCTAATCGCTGAGGAAGGGAAGACATCCCTTGTGCTAGAGGATGATCCTGAGAAGTTCAGAGAAGCGCTGTTGAGGTTTGAAAAGTGGTTTGAGCTGCCTCCAGAGGAAAAGCTGGTCACATATTACTCATGCAGCTACTGGAAAGGCAAAGTGCCCTGCCAGGGCTGGCTCTACCTCAGCACAAACTTCCTCTGCTTCTATTCATACCTGCTGGGATCTGAGG TGAAACTAATCATCTCCTGGGATGAAATCTGGAGGCTGCAGAAAACATCTAATGTCATCCTGACTGAGAGCATCCACGTCTTGGCTAATGGGGAGGATCATTACTTCTCTATGCTGATGCACCTTAATGAAACGTTTGTTATCATGGAACAGCTGGCTGACTACTCCATCAAGCGCCTTTTTGATAAAGATGCCTTCGAAAAAGAGCCAGCGCTCACCGACCCCCTGCAAATTACCAAGAG AGGCCTAGAAGCTCATGCAAAGAGTGAACAGTTCCGCACATTTTTCAGGCTTCCCATAGAGGAAAACCTGCTAGAGGTGCATGAGAGCTTCCTTTGGGTGCCCTTCAGCCATTTTAACACCCTTGGCAAGATCTGTTTGTCTGAGAATTACCTGTGTTTTGCCAGTCAGGATGGAAGCCAGTGTCATATCATCATTCCAATGCGAGAG GTTGTTAATGTTGAGAAGCCAGATTCCAACAGCAGAgctttaacagtgtgtgtgcgtggcaAGAGGGCGCTGCGTTTCTCTGAAGTGCGGGACTACCAGCGCCTTGCCAACACAATCCGTAGCAGGTGTGGGATCAGTGCCAGCCCTCAGCACTCTGCTTCATCAGAG ACCATTCGAGGTGAATGTCAGTCACTCATCAACCACTTCGAGGACAACCCAGACGACGTAACTCTGATGGTCGGGCAGAAAGACAGCAGCAAGGCAGTAAGCACCGAGGCTCTCATGACTGTTTTCCACCCCCAGGATGTTGAGAACCTCGACCCCAAAATG ctcaaagaaaagatgaaggagCAGTCTTGGAACATCCATTTCACTGAATACGGACGTGGCACAAGTATGTTTTTCACCAGGAAAACACGAGACTTGATTGTTCGTGGTGTTCCTGAAGCTTTGAGAGGAGAGCTGTGGATGCTTTTTTCAG GAGCTGTAAACGACATGGCCACTCACCCTGGCTATTACACTGAGCTGGTCGAACAGTCTCTGGGCACAAGCACTCTGGCTACAGATGAGATTGAGAGAGACTTGCACCGCTCTCTGCCAGAGCACCCTGCCTTTCAGAGTGACACAGGAATCTCTGCTCTGCGCAGAGTCCTTACCGCTTATGCCTACAGGAACCCGAAAATTGGCTACTGCCAG GCCATGAACATTCTCACTTCAGTCCTCCTGCTCTACGCCAAAGAAGAGGAGGCTTTCTGGCTGTTAGTGGCCGTCTGTGAGAGGATGTTACCTGATTACTTCAACCGGCGAATTATTG GTGCTTTGGTCGACCAGGCGGTGTTCGAGGATCTGATTCGAGAAAACCTCCCGCAGCTGGTGGAGCACATGACAGACCTGAGTTTCTTCTCCTCCGTGTCCTTGTCTTGGTTTCTCACTCTCTTCATCAGTGTTCTGCCTATAGAGAGTGCGGTAAACGTGGTGGACTGCTTTTTCTACGACGGTATAAAAGCCATCCTGCAGCTCGGCCTGGCGGTGCTCGACTACAACATGGAAGCTCTGATCGGCTGCCATGACGATGCGGAGGCTGTCACCATCCTCAACAA ATTCTTTGATAGTGTGACAAACAAAGACAGCCCGTTGCCTCCAACGGTGCAGCAAGCTTCACTGGGCAATAATGATAAATCATCCCATTTCAATGTGGATATCAGCGAACTGATCCGAGAGGCCTATGAG aAATATGGAAATATTCGCTCAGAGGAAGTCGAGAGCTCacgaaaaagaaacaaactgttTGTGATCCAGACACTGGAGGATACAACCAAGCAAAATGTT ATTCGTGTGGTGTCCCAAGAAGTCAGATTTAGTGCCTCACAGCTTGATGAGCTTTATAATTTGTTCAAA AGGCAGCATTTCCTCTGCTGCTACTGGACAATGAAGAGTCCAATTCTGCTACATCATGACCCCAGTCTGGCCTATTTGGAGCAGTACCAGCTTGGTTTCCAACAGTTCAGTGTGCTCTTCTCCCTGCTGGACCCCTGGGCTTTCTGCACCAACAAGAGCACTCTCTCCCTCTGGGTCTTCCGCCTGATAGACGAGAACCAGGATGGCCTTGTCAACTTCAAAGAGTTCTGCTCTGCCCTTG ATACTTTGTACGGTGGATCTTTCACAAACAAGCTGAAATTCCTCTTCAAGCTGCACCTGCCACCAG CGTTTGATCTACCGGCAGATGGTGTGATAAGGAAGAGCCCTGAAAGAG GTAGAGGAAAAGTGGACCTGCAGGCCTACCTGAAACAATGGCAAAATGAAATACTTAAGAAGGAGGAAACCATCAAGGATCTTCCGAGAATTAATCAG TCTCAGTTCATCCAGTTCTCCAAGACCCTGTACAACATTTTTCATGGCCACCCAGAAGAGGAGTCCCTGTACCGCGCTGTGGCACATGTGACCAGCCTCCTTCTGAGGATGGAGGAGGTGGGGCGGAGGCTGCAGGAGCCTGGCAGCCCGCTCTCGTCCAAACAGCCTGCCAGTGCTGCTACTGGCGCTGCCGCCACTGCTGCGGAAAAGGAGACCTCTACCGAAGAAGCGTCCGCCACCCCCGAGAGCCCCGACACCTCTAGCTCCCACAACAGTCAGGATGCAGGTCCTGACCCCACAGAAGTGGAGTGGTCGTTTTCATTCGAGCAGGTTCTGGCGTCTCTGCTCAACGAGCCGTCCATAGTCAACTTCTTTGAAAGGCCCATTGACTTTCAGGCTAAAATGGGACAAGCCAAGGTTGGCCAACTGAAGCTAAAGGCTAAATAA
- the tbc1d8b gene encoding TBC1 domain family member 8B isoform X2, with translation MWLKPDEILLKNAFKLWVTEKDNEYFVLQRRRGYGEGGGGLTGLLVGTLDTVLDSTSKVAPYRILHHTPDSQVYWSIACGVTKEEIVQHWEWLQQNIMRTLSVFDSSEDITSFVQGKIRGLIAEEGKTSLVLEDDPEKFREALLRFEKWFELPPEEKLVTYYSCSYWKGKVPCQGWLYLSTNFLCFYSYLLGSEVKLIISWDEIWRLQKTSNVILTESIHVLANGEDHYFSMLMHLNETFVIMEQLADYSIKRLFDKDAFEKEPALTDPLQITKRGLEAHAKSEQFRTFFRLPIEENLLEVHESFLWVPFSHFNTLGKICLSENYLCFASQDGSQCHIIIPMREVVNVEKPDSNSRALTVCVRGKRALRFSEVRDYQRLANTIRSRCGISASPQHSASSETIRGECQSLINHFEDNPDDVTLMVGQKDSSKAVSTEALMTVFHPQDVENLDPKMLKEKMKEQSWNIHFTEYGRGTSMFFTRKTRDLIVRGVPEALRGELWMLFSGAVNDMATHPGYYTELVEQSLGTSTLATDEIERDLHRSLPEHPAFQSDTGISALRRVLTAYAYRNPKIGYCQAMNILTSVLLLYAKEEEAFWLLVAVCERMLPDYFNRRIIGALVDQAVFEDLIRENLPQLVEHMTDLSFFSSVSLSWFLTLFISVLPIESAVNVVDCFFYDGIKAILQLGLAVLDYNMEALIGCHDDAEAVTILNKFFDSVTNKDSPLPPTVQQASLGNNDKSSHFNVDISELIREAYEKYGNIRSEEVESSRKRNKLFVIQTLEDTTKQNVIRVVSQEVRFSASQLDELYNLFKRQHFLCCYWTMKSPILLHHDPSLAYLEQYQLGFQQFSVLFSLLDPWAFCTNKSTLSLWVFRLIDENQDGLVNFKEFCSALDTLYGGSFTNKLKFLFKLHLPPAFTGSPLHVKEQRIQHLFPVTEDSSHFSRLTAFDLPADGVIRKSPERGRGKVDLQAYLKQWQNEILKKEETIKDLPRINQSQFIQFSKTLYNIFHGHPEEESLYRAVAHVTSLLLRMEEVGRRLQEPGSPLSSKQPASAATGAAATAAEKETSTEEASATPESPDTSSSHNSQDAGPDPTEVEWSFSFEQVLASLLNEPSIVNFFERPIDFQAKMGQAKVGQLKLKAK, from the exons ATGTGGCTCAAACCTGATGAGATCCTGTTGAAAAACGCCTTCAAACTGTGGGTAACCGAGAAGGATAATGAGTACTTCGTACTGCAGAGGAGACGAGGCTACGGAGAAGGTGGAGGCGGTCTGACAG GCCTCCTTGTGGGAACTCTGGATACTGTGCTGGACTCCACATCCAAAGTCGCTCCTTACCGCATCCTGCACCACACACCAGACTCACAAGTGTATTGGTCAATAGCATGTG GTGTCACCAAGGAGGAGATAGTTCAACACTGGGAATGGTTGCAGCAGAACATTATGAGGACGCTCTCTGTTTTTGATTCCAGTGAAGACATCACAAGCTTTGTACAGGGCAAGATAAGA GGTCTAATCGCTGAGGAAGGGAAGACATCCCTTGTGCTAGAGGATGATCCTGAGAAGTTCAGAGAAGCGCTGTTGAGGTTTGAAAAGTGGTTTGAGCTGCCTCCAGAGGAAAAGCTGGTCACATATTACTCATGCAGCTACTGGAAAGGCAAAGTGCCCTGCCAGGGCTGGCTCTACCTCAGCACAAACTTCCTCTGCTTCTATTCATACCTGCTGGGATCTGAGG TGAAACTAATCATCTCCTGGGATGAAATCTGGAGGCTGCAGAAAACATCTAATGTCATCCTGACTGAGAGCATCCACGTCTTGGCTAATGGGGAGGATCATTACTTCTCTATGCTGATGCACCTTAATGAAACGTTTGTTATCATGGAACAGCTGGCTGACTACTCCATCAAGCGCCTTTTTGATAAAGATGCCTTCGAAAAAGAGCCAGCGCTCACCGACCCCCTGCAAATTACCAAGAG AGGCCTAGAAGCTCATGCAAAGAGTGAACAGTTCCGCACATTTTTCAGGCTTCCCATAGAGGAAAACCTGCTAGAGGTGCATGAGAGCTTCCTTTGGGTGCCCTTCAGCCATTTTAACACCCTTGGCAAGATCTGTTTGTCTGAGAATTACCTGTGTTTTGCCAGTCAGGATGGAAGCCAGTGTCATATCATCATTCCAATGCGAGAG GTTGTTAATGTTGAGAAGCCAGATTCCAACAGCAGAgctttaacagtgtgtgtgcgtggcaAGAGGGCGCTGCGTTTCTCTGAAGTGCGGGACTACCAGCGCCTTGCCAACACAATCCGTAGCAGGTGTGGGATCAGTGCCAGCCCTCAGCACTCTGCTTCATCAGAG ACCATTCGAGGTGAATGTCAGTCACTCATCAACCACTTCGAGGACAACCCAGACGACGTAACTCTGATGGTCGGGCAGAAAGACAGCAGCAAGGCAGTAAGCACCGAGGCTCTCATGACTGTTTTCCACCCCCAGGATGTTGAGAACCTCGACCCCAAAATG ctcaaagaaaagatgaaggagCAGTCTTGGAACATCCATTTCACTGAATACGGACGTGGCACAAGTATGTTTTTCACCAGGAAAACACGAGACTTGATTGTTCGTGGTGTTCCTGAAGCTTTGAGAGGAGAGCTGTGGATGCTTTTTTCAG GAGCTGTAAACGACATGGCCACTCACCCTGGCTATTACACTGAGCTGGTCGAACAGTCTCTGGGCACAAGCACTCTGGCTACAGATGAGATTGAGAGAGACTTGCACCGCTCTCTGCCAGAGCACCCTGCCTTTCAGAGTGACACAGGAATCTCTGCTCTGCGCAGAGTCCTTACCGCTTATGCCTACAGGAACCCGAAAATTGGCTACTGCCAG GCCATGAACATTCTCACTTCAGTCCTCCTGCTCTACGCCAAAGAAGAGGAGGCTTTCTGGCTGTTAGTGGCCGTCTGTGAGAGGATGTTACCTGATTACTTCAACCGGCGAATTATTG GTGCTTTGGTCGACCAGGCGGTGTTCGAGGATCTGATTCGAGAAAACCTCCCGCAGCTGGTGGAGCACATGACAGACCTGAGTTTCTTCTCCTCCGTGTCCTTGTCTTGGTTTCTCACTCTCTTCATCAGTGTTCTGCCTATAGAGAGTGCGGTAAACGTGGTGGACTGCTTTTTCTACGACGGTATAAAAGCCATCCTGCAGCTCGGCCTGGCGGTGCTCGACTACAACATGGAAGCTCTGATCGGCTGCCATGACGATGCGGAGGCTGTCACCATCCTCAACAA ATTCTTTGATAGTGTGACAAACAAAGACAGCCCGTTGCCTCCAACGGTGCAGCAAGCTTCACTGGGCAATAATGATAAATCATCCCATTTCAATGTGGATATCAGCGAACTGATCCGAGAGGCCTATGAG aAATATGGAAATATTCGCTCAGAGGAAGTCGAGAGCTCacgaaaaagaaacaaactgttTGTGATCCAGACACTGGAGGATACAACCAAGCAAAATGTT ATTCGTGTGGTGTCCCAAGAAGTCAGATTTAGTGCCTCACAGCTTGATGAGCTTTATAATTTGTTCAAA AGGCAGCATTTCCTCTGCTGCTACTGGACAATGAAGAGTCCAATTCTGCTACATCATGACCCCAGTCTGGCCTATTTGGAGCAGTACCAGCTTGGTTTCCAACAGTTCAGTGTGCTCTTCTCCCTGCTGGACCCCTGGGCTTTCTGCACCAACAAGAGCACTCTCTCCCTCTGGGTCTTCCGCCTGATAGACGAGAACCAGGATGGCCTTGTCAACTTCAAAGAGTTCTGCTCTGCCCTTG ATACTTTGTACGGTGGATCTTTCACAAACAAGCTGAAATTCCTCTTCAAGCTGCACCTGCCACCAG CTTTCACAGGTAGTCCTTTACACGTAAAGGAACAAAGAATCCAGCACTTATTTCCAGTGACTGAAGACTCTTCTCACTTCAGTAGACTTACTG CGTTTGATCTACCGGCAGATGGTGTGATAAGGAAGAGCCCTGAAAGAG GTAGAGGAAAAGTGGACCTGCAGGCCTACCTGAAACAATGGCAAAATGAAATACTTAAGAAGGAGGAAACCATCAAGGATCTTCCGAGAATTAATCAG TCTCAGTTCATCCAGTTCTCCAAGACCCTGTACAACATTTTTCATGGCCACCCAGAAGAGGAGTCCCTGTACCGCGCTGTGGCACATGTGACCAGCCTCCTTCTGAGGATGGAGGAGGTGGGGCGGAGGCTGCAGGAGCCTGGCAGCCCGCTCTCGTCCAAACAGCCTGCCAGTGCTGCTACTGGCGCTGCCGCCACTGCTGCGGAAAAGGAGACCTCTACCGAAGAAGCGTCCGCCACCCCCGAGAGCCCCGACACCTCTAGCTCCCACAACAGTCAGGATGCAGGTCCTGACCCCACAGAAGTGGAGTGGTCGTTTTCATTCGAGCAGGTTCTGGCGTCTCTGCTCAACGAGCCGTCCATAGTCAACTTCTTTGAAAGGCCCATTGACTTTCAGGCTAAAATGGGACAAGCCAAGGTTGGCCAACTGAAGCTAAAGGCTAAATAA